The region ACCGTTCTGCCCTCACACCAGCCACTGGCTGCGGTCGcgtccttccctctgctgggggaAGCTGCCCGCTCTCTTCCCTGTGGGCTTTCTGGGCAGCCGAGGGCACAGAGCATCTAAATTGGTTAACTTTCATTGCTCATCACCACCCATCTGTTGACTGGATGGATGTCACTGTCATGTGACATTTGAGGAAGGTGAGGTCCACTCAATGAATAAATACATGGAGCTCAGTCCCTCATATTTTGCCACCTAAAGTTCTTCTAGACACACCTTGTGTTCTCATACCAGGCTGGGCATCAACATGACCTGACATCTGCATGGTGTCTGTGTCTGTTATGTAAATGAGGCACAGCCAGACTCTGGAATATTCTCTATCATTGAAAAGGACAGCTCTACATATACTGATAGAAAATGTGCTCCAACATGGAGTTAAGTGAAAAGGTGCAGCGCAATGTGAACAGTACATTGCACTTGTGATTTAGAAAAAAGGAACCCAAAACTGGATGCATAGATGCTTTCTATCCAATAGAGGATCTCAGTGAGGGCACACGACAAATTAACAGTGGCTGCCTGTGGGCAAGTGGCTGGAGGCAGAGGATAAGAGACGGATTTGTCACTGTTCCTGTGTGCATGTCCTGCCTGGCTAAAACCAACAATTAAACCTAAGCCAGCAAAAAATttcattagaaataaaaactccccaggtgattctgagggTCAGCCACGTTTGGGAACCACTTAACTAGTATAAAGGGAGACTGTCCACCTATATTGGAAGTACCTGCCCTGCTGATTGAAAATACAGGTTCCTGAGCTCCACCCCAGATCACCTGAGTCAGATGAGAAGCTGGACATCTACAATGTAAGCCTTTCCTCAGAGGATTCTGACACCTTCCACAGTCTGAGGTGACAGGCGGTCCCCCCTTACCTTGGCCTGCGGGCTAATGCCATAGCCGGTGAAGGCGTACTGCCACTGGGGCAGCCCCAGGTGGGTGATGAGCAGGCGGTAATAGGCCGTAAAGGTGTCTGTGAGAAAATGCCAGTACAGCGCTCTGTCCAGGAACCAGATCTCAGCGTCCTGTGCTGATGCTGAAACAGACAAAGGAAATAAACGAGAGGATGGCtgaacacttttttccttttatctagAAAGTCGACATCTactcatagtttaaaaaaagctTCAGTGGTAGAAGGGATGTAAAATATagtaactttttttcccttccaaccTCCCAGTTCCACTCTCCAGGGGCCACTGTGACTGGCTCTCTGGTGCTCCTTCACAGGCTCTCGGGTCAGTCAGTCCGCCGCTCTGTCTGCTGGGCTCTGGCCATCTGTGCTTTCATCAGCTCATCAGCACTGCTTTCTTACGTGGACGTAACACTCCGCCCTCCCCAACAGGTGCGTACTGTGGTCTCAGCCTTCCCGATGGGGAGCAGCTCTGCATGGCTCTGGTTTTCAGAGGTCTCTGTCTGGAACTGGAAGTGCTGTGAGAAGCCACCACGGAGGAGCCCAGACCAGCTGCCTCCTGGGGCTCCTGCCGGCGCTGCCGGGTGATGTGCTGGCTAAGCTCAAGCAGGCGCTCTCCGTGCTGCCCGCTCCTGCCTCATGCTGCTTCTGACCTTGCGCTCTCACTGCTGCGGGGCCTCTCTTCGTTCATCTCCTGTCTGGTGGCGGCCaacgccccctcctccctccagtacCCTCCTCTTCCACTTGTGCTCGTGgtcacatacattttcatttgaaACCTGCCATTCTGCTGCTTAAAACCTTGAGTCCCCACTGTCTTCCAAAAAATGTCCAAACTCCTTCATCTGGCTTCCAAAACTCCACGTGAAGGGGACAAGTGGGCCTGTGGTGTCATCTCCTCACTACAAGAACCACGTGGCCCAATGATCTGGAATTATTTGTCATTCCATCCAAATCGGTTGCACTCTCCCACGACATGGCTTTTACCCACATCTCTTTATGTGTTTGCCCCTTTATGCTCCCCCACAAAATCTCACATCCCACCCCATGTCTCATTCTGACCCATAGATACAGCTGCATTCAAGATGCAGTTCAAAGGCTACTTCACAAAGACGCCTCAGCTGGAGACGGTCTCTCCTTCCCCCAGAGGTAAATCCTGGTGTGTCTTGTCACCCCTTCCAGGCAGAGAGCTACCTCAAGAGGGCTGGACTTTGTCCAGTCCTGCAGCCCGACATCCCCAGGCCACGGCCTGAACTGCTGTTGGGGGCCCAGGCGGTGGCCACTGCTCAAGAGGCCAGAGcctttttctcttgatttcccATCTGGGATCTTAGATTGGGATCTAGTAATTTGGGTTTTTATTGCTGTTAATTGGCCTACATAAAGAAGTGTAAGTAACAATGTTTTGCCTGCATGAGCATGCAGGGAGGACTTATAAACAGAATGacaatttttctcagtttttattcACTTACTATCCTAATCTTATTACTCTGCAGTAACTCACAAATAACACAAATGACAACAGCTTAAAAATACAAGTAACTGGCCTGGAGGGGATGCTCAGAGAGGACCAAAGGGGCTTTCTGCGCCTTGGTGTCTCCAGGAGACCCAGAAGCACCTCAGGAGGTCAAGGAGAAGTGTGCCTTTTGTGTGATGGCTGGAGAGCAAGGTCAGTCAAGGCCATTTTCAAGCTACAGGACCACGCCTGTCAAGATTCTTACCTGGTTTCCCTTTTTTGTAGACGAGGCAAACCTTCCCATTCCCACCGCAAGGGTCCAGCTCAAATATCACACTGCGGGAATCAAAGTGGGGCTTCTCCGGCCGGCCCTCACTGGCTGCAAACGCAAAGTTAATGGTAATGTTCAGACACACTCAGCTCAAACATACTGATTCATCCAGCTTTGCTAGGATGAAAAAAACCGAAGGGAAAAAAGCCTTATTGCAGACATAttcttaactattttttttcaaacGTGGAccaaatatattctatattctacatgcCGTGGGGTCTTATTCATGGTGTAAGTCTTCTGTCTGGGCTCCCTATCACCGATAGACAGTGTCGCAGAATCTGGGCAAAGGTGACATGAAGACAACAAACTGAACTTCTTGGGAGTAGGGCTACGTGAAGTCAGAATAATCTGCACAACGTTTTTCTTCTCCCCCAGATTAACACTTACAGCACTTCATGATCTTTTGATTAGAATCCTTTTTCCTAGTCTCAAATGTATATTTCCGGTATTTAATTATAATCTTACAATTCTAAGTCTGGCTCTGAAATACCTGCCTAGCAACCACATACCACGGTGtgacagaaaaaagataaattcttaGACATGCACGCCTCGGAAACCTTTGCTCCTGCTTCTTTCATTACAGCAATTACGCAATAAAAATTAGTATCAGTGACTAGGGTGGAGGGTTTATAACCCTGGgatagactggaaaaaaaaagtatataaaaataatgtttttgattTATACAtctatccatacatataaatataaatgttccTTGGTATGGAATTTCATTTTCCCCTtgactgcttttaagattttctctttatccctgATTTTTGAACAGTCTGTGTTTCTCAGTATTGTTTCTTCATGTTCTTTATTCCTGGCTTGTGAAGCTCCTTAGATACGGTTTAAGTTTCCATGAAATTGGTAAAGTTTTAAGCCACTACTTCTTGAAATGTTTTCTGGCCTACATCCCTCTTTTTACAGACTCCAGTTACACACACATTACACCACCTGTCGTCCCTCAGTTCACTGGTGCTCTTTTCactaaaagaatttatttttttctgtgttatttcaGTTACTCTACTGTTATGTCCTCAAGTTCTCCAGTCTTTTCTTTGGCAATGTCTAAGCTACTGTTAGTCCCATCCAGTGTATATTTCATCTCAGACACTTGTTTCATCTCTAAAACttacatttggattttttttttcctatctccaTGTCCGTACGAAGTTTTGCACGTACAGAATTCAGTAATATAACGACTGTTTTAATGCCTATATTTGCTAGTTCTAAACTGTGTGTCAATTCTGGATTGGTTTCAATTAATCAATTTTTCTCATCATGGTcattttccctgcttttttgCATGCCTGGTAATCTTTGATTGGATACCAGAAATTGTTAATTTTGCATTGTTGAATGCTTGATATTTTCATATTCCTATAAATATTGTTGAGCTTTGTTCTGTGGCACAAAGTACTTGGAAACAGATACTTTTAGGTCCTGTGCTTGGTACTTGTCAGGCAAGACCAAGGCAGCATTTAACCAAGGGCTAATTTCCCCCCACCACTGAGACAGGACCCTCCTGAGCACTCTACCTAATTCTGTGTAAACCACGAGGTGCTTCAGCCTGGCCGGTAGGAACAGGCACTGTTTGTGGGCCTGTGTGAGCACCCAGGCGTTGCTCCTTCTAGTCATCCTGGGTGGTTCTGTCCCTGGCCTTGGGCAGTGTCTTCAAATGTACGTGCTGATCAGTTCTTTGCGGAACCCCTGACTGAGGACGAGCCTCTGCAGGTCTCTGTGGTTCCCCTCCATGCAGCCCATCCCTCCTCCGTACTCAGTCCTGTAAACGCTAGCTGTCTTCATCCAGCGGGGCTCTTAGCTCCGTCTTCGCAGTTAGCAGAGTGCGAGAGGTGCTCCTTGGGTTCCCCTCTCCACGCCGTCAACAGGAAGCTCTCAGGTAACAAGCCAGGGTTCATCTCACCTGGTTCCCGTCATTCAGAGCTCACCGTCCTTCCCTGCCTGATGGTCACTGTCCTGAAGTCCAACTGCTTGTCCAGATGGAGGAGCCCTGCATCAGCGCTCTCTGCCAGAACTCCCATCACTCCAAGGCTCTAGTATTGGAGGTGCTGGTTGCCTACTGAACATGCATTCATTCTCCCTTCTCTAAACCCCAGTTCTGTCCGACGAGGCCATACTGCGCAGCTGAAAGTACTCACCGCCTCAAATTCCCTCGCAGCTGTGGCTAACCTTCCGACTCAGTTCTGGCCAATGGCTATTGGGAGGTGCTTTGAGAAAGTTATTACTTTCCTgataaaaagggaaatatttgccAAGAGAGAGTTATCTTGccctttactcttctttttcctgCCTGGAACATAGGTTTGAAGCTTAGGGTAGAGTCCAGATGCTTCAACCATGAGGATGAAAACCACACCCAAAGGCTGCTGCACTAGGAATTCAGAGGGAGATTTTATCATTGTTTCTCAAGCAGCTACCCCAGCCTAGTTCCAGATTTCttgttataagaaaaataaactagtTTAAACATTGTAATGGGGGCCTGTTATATGCAGACAAACGCAGTTCTGACTGAAGAAGTCCTCACTTACTCACAACTGATCATAACGTTGGCAGCCATTTGAATTATATGCCATTTCAATCAGAAGTGGCGAAGagcctggaggaggaagggagccGCATTTAGCCTGTATTGGTCCCGGAAACCGCACGACACTGAAATGTGCAGTTTAATCTGTAACATCCATTCACTGACCAAGTATTCATTAActgcctactacgtgccagggACTGAAGGGGTGCTGGAAACAACACAAAGATCCCAACCCTGACATTTTCTTCACGAAAACTTCCTTTCTTGGTACAGGTTGTTTTTTTTCACGTTGCTCCCATGGTCCTGAGAAGCCAGGAATGGGAAGGCTTTGGGTTCAGGGGAACACGTTACAATGCCACAGTGTCTTCCTACGATCTTCAACATTATAAACAGGAAACAAGCAGGCTGATTTCTAACAAAGCAGAAGTTCTAGTTACCTTCTTGTGTCTCGTCCTCTAGGTCTGCCAGAGTCGGTGCATTAGGGAGTGAGTACATGGCAGACTGGTTGAGTTGAGTCAGTTTTGAAATGCTGTTAATTGCCATGCTGCCCAATGGAATGGTATGCTCtatgggaaaattaaaaaaaaaaaaaaagaattacagggAGCAATAAGCTAGTTACCACAGTCATCAGTTTGATCTCAGGGCAGAGGAAGCGAATGGAAATTGGAAAGAAGAGAATCAGTGCACTACTACATGCTCCAAAGCACCAGCCttttacacacgcacacacacatgcacgaacacacacacacacacacacacacacacacacacacacacacacacacacacacacacgtagctGGGGCCACGTGTGGACGACCAAAGAAAAATTTACAAGGCGATGCTCAAAATAATTGGGAATTCTAGGGCAGGCCTTCAAGAACTGTTTCCTTTCTAAAGCAGGCTTGTGAAGGGGCTGGCCCGTCTCCATCATGTGGGCGGTCACTCTAGAATTTTCCACTGTCTCTGTTGCTCCAGTCTCCAAAGGCCAGAGCCATGAGGGTTCTGATGCTGGGGACAAGAATGGTTTCTAGACCAGTGGAGGAAATGATTCTAAGCTAACAGTTCATGTTAAATGCTCAGTAGTAAGCTGTAAAATGTGCCTCTGGTCAGCtgcaagagagaaagaggaaagtttTGGGAGTCACTAGAAAAGGAAACTTAGGAGGTAGGGGCAATGAAGGGGAGGAGGCagttctgcagatttgcaagtgCCTGGAAGGCCCTGCATTCTTAGTGACAGCGTGAAGAGGTGCAGGATGTTTCCCAGGGACCAGCGCAGATTTGGGGATGTGGCTGGAGTCTGAAGGCAATAAAGGCCTCTTGAGGACAGGGAAGTCTGCGAAGGAATGAGCTGGAGCCCAGTGGCCAGATCAGGATTTCGTAGCCTATGAAATATTACCAGAGTCTTCACCTAAATGTGCAGCCCTGACTTTCACCTTTCACACCTGCTCAGTACCTGAGTTTCTGACGTGTACCAAGTTGTGAGCTTCCACATCCACAACACAAACATTTATCTGGACACATTTAATTCCAAGGATGACAGCCTATGAACTGAAGCGGTTGATGACTCAGGCTgaggagaggtgagggagggCAGGAAAGGCTCTGGGCAGAGGGTCGGCGCCCTGAGGTGTCCAGCATGCCGGGAATGAAGGAGGAGCCCCTCCTATGGCCACCAGAGACTGTCACCACAGCTCGCCTGAGGAGACTGCTCCAAAGCAGAGTCCTCAGAGGGTTTTGAGGTGGCTCAGGACTTCGTGTGCCGGCTAATTATCCCCTCCACCTCACTGCAGCAGGAGGCCTCTAAACTGAGCTTCCAGCTAAGTGCTGGATGGACTCGGCCCAGGGGCTCAGGGGCGGTGGGTGAAGCAGGGATGGCATACACTGGCTCTGGGACACAGTCACAGCGTCTGGACACCGTACTTCAGGAGAAGCCATGACAACTGTTCAGATTCAAAGGCTCATAAGTTGTAACAGCCCCCAGAGTTGTTTCATCTAACCTCTTGGCCAGGGAGATGTTCCCCAAACAAGGAGGCTGACTCACCATCCAGCTTCACACTCCACGTCATGTGGAAGCCATTGGTCATCAGGTAAAAGTTCTTCAGATCCTCAGGCAGCACACAGTTATTCTTCTAGAATCATAAAGCAGCAGAATGTTAGgtcagggctgggaaggagggcgCAGGGCTATGCCTCAAAGCAACAGGGGATGCTATTTACTGTGTCGGATGCCCAAACAGGAAGACACTGGTAGTTATCTATAAAAGTCTACTGGAGAGTTCTGGGTTGAGATGGCAACACAGCAGCTCCTGAGCTCACCTCGTCCCACAGACCCCTCCACCCACAGCTACATAATGAACAATTCCCTCCGAAAGGAATCCAGAAGCCGGCTGAGTAACTTCTACGCATCAGGCAAGCAAGAAGACACACTGAAACGGGCAGGAGGGGTTGGTCAAAATCTTGTCCTAAAACCCCTCGTGGCAGGGTGACAACTGGGAGGAGCAAAGGGTCTGGACCCTACATCTGGTGCCCCAGCTTTTGTGGCTGCCGCCCAGAGGACACATGCTCGTCCTCTGATGAGCAGCGGGGTTTGTACTCATGGGTGCAATGGGAtggcagaaaataaagaaacagtgaAGAACTGGCTCTCCTCCCAGGGCTCAgtatggagggaggagagagaacgCGCATCTCTCAGTCCTCCCTGAAAGAGGTATGCCCGCCTCCTTTAAAAGCTACTGCCTGAGTGTCCGGTTTCCAATCTGCTTGCATCTAGGTGCTGAGATCCTCGCCTTTAGGACACTGACAGATCTTGGCATACCCTCACCTACTGGGAGCCATTAACAACAAAGCAGGCTGAACATTCCCAAAGGTGTAAAAGACAACCACGGGCCAGGGCAGGATTGAATCATAAGGTTCATCTCTTACACGAGGCCACTCCTtgaagactgggagaggtggttTGTACCTGATGCACAGAAACCAACAGAGAgagtcaagaaaaatgaagaaacagaggaatatgtttcaaTTGAAAGAATTAGATAAAACCCCAGGAAAAGACCTAAATGAAATGAAGATAAGTAATTTTACCTTTAAAGAGCTCAAACAGTGGCACAGAGATGCTCACTGAAGTCAGGAGAGCCGCACatgaacaaagtgagaatttcaacaaaaag is a window of Camelus bactrianus isolate YW-2024 breed Bactrian camel chromosome 24, ASM4877302v1, whole genome shotgun sequence DNA encoding:
- the TPGS2 gene encoding tubulin polyglutamylase complex subunit 2 isoform X2; the encoded protein is MEETPPPLLGSSKPHLEKLTLGVTRILESSPGVTEVTIIEKAPAERHMISSWEQKNNCVLPEDLKNFYLMTNGFHMTWSVKLDEHTIPLGSMAINSISKLTQLNQSAMYSLPNAPTLADLEDETQEASEGRPEKPHFDSRSVIFELDPCGGNGKVCLVYKKGKPASAQDAEIWFLDRALYWHFLTDTFTAYYRLLITHLGLPQWQYAFTGYGISPQAKWFNMYKPITYNTDLLTEETDSFVNKLDPSKVFKSKSKTLIPKKKGPVQPAGGQKGSSGSPCSSKPSSGSGNPVRK
- the TPGS2 gene encoding tubulin polyglutamylase complex subunit 2 isoform X3, translated to MEETPPPLLGSSKPHLEKLTLGVTRILESSPGVTEVTIIEKAPAERHMISSWEQKNNCVLPEDLKNFYLMTNGFHMTWSVKLDEHTIPLGSMAINSISKLTQLNQSAMYSLPNAPTLADLEDETQEASEGRPEKPHFDSRSVIFELDPCGGNGKVCLVYKKGKPASAQDAEIWFLDRALYWHFLTDTFTAYYRLLITHLGLPQWQYAFTGYGISPQAKHEDWQRIPWTATRDTNHPQNRSAPTLGESLSLNQKLQSEGQTIKDKIKPLEKQLTFTKDPVPSFIPLNFIFK
- the TPGS2 gene encoding tubulin polyglutamylase complex subunit 2 isoform X1, whose translation is MEETPPPLLGSSKPHLEKLTLGVTRILESSPGVTEVTIIEKAPAERHMISSWEQKNNCVLPEDLKNFYLMTNGFHMTWSVKLDEHTIPLGSMAINSISKLTQLNQSAMYSLPNAPTLADLEDETQEASEGRPEKPHFDSRSVIFELDPCGGNGKVCLVYKKGKPASAQDAEIWFLDRALYWHFLTDTFTAYYRLLITHLGLPQWQYAFTGYGISPQAKQWFNMYKPITYNTDLLTEETDSFVNKLDPSKVFKSKSKTLIPKKKGPVQPAGGQKGSSGSPCSSKPSSGSGNPVRK
- the TPGS2 gene encoding tubulin polyglutamylase complex subunit 2 isoform X4, whose protein sequence is MEETPPPLLGSSKPHLEKLTLGVTRILESSPGVTEVTIIEKAPAERHMISSWEQKNNCVLPEDLKNFYLMTNGFHMTWSVKLDEHTIPLGSMAINSISKLTQLNQSAMYSLPNAPTLADLEDETQEASEGRPEKPHFDSRSVIFELDPCGGNGKVCLVYKKGKPASAQDAEIWFLDRALYWHFLTDTFTAYYRLLITHLGLPQWQYAFTGYGISPQAKLSTLYL